A part of Macaca mulatta isolate MMU2019108-1 chromosome 12, T2T-MMU8v2.0, whole genome shotgun sequence genomic DNA contains:
- the G6PC2 gene encoding glucose-6-phosphatase 2 yields MSNIGDPQNIFFIYFPLWFQLNQTVGTKMIWVAVIGDWFNLIFKWILFGHRPYWWVQETQIYPNHSSPCLEQFPTTCETGPGSPSGHAMGSSCVWYVMVTAALSHTVCGMDKFSITLHRLTWSFLWSVFWLIQISVCISRVFIATHFPHQVIPGVIGGMLVAEAFEHTPGIQTASLGTYLKTNLFLFLFALGFYLLLRLFNIDLLWSVPIAKKWCANPDWIHIDTTPFAGLVRNLGVLFGLGFAVNSEMFLLSCRGGYSYTLSFRLLCALTSLTTLHLYHFLQISTQEEHLFYVLSFCKSASIPLTLVTFIPYYVHMLMKQNGKKIQ; encoded by the exons atgtccAATATTGGAGACCCCCAGaatatctttttcatttattttccgcTTTGGTTTCAGCTTAATCAGACAGTTGGAACAAAGATGATATGGGTAGCAGTCATTGGGGATTGGTTCAATCTTATATTTAAATG GATATTATTTGGTCATCGACCTTACTGGTGGGTCCAAGAAACTCAGATTTACCCAAATCACTCAAGTCCATGCCTTGAACAGTTCCCTACTACATGTGAAACAGGTCCAG GAAGTCCATCTGGCCATGCAATGGGTTCGTCCTGTGTCTGGTATGTCATGGTAACCGCTGCCCTGAGCCACACTGTCTGTGGGATGGATAAGTTCTCTATCACTCTGCACAG ACTGACCTGGTCATTTCTTTGGAGTGTTTTTTGGTTGATTCAAATCAGTGTCTGCATCTCCAGAGTATTCATAGCAACACATTTTCCTCATCAAGTTATTCCTGGAGTAATTGGTG GCATGCTGGTGGCAGAGGCCTTTGAACACACTCCAGGCATCCAAACGGCCAGCCTGGGCACATACCTAAAGACcaatctcttcctcttcctgtttGCACTTGGTTTTTACCTGCTTCTTAGACTGTTCAACATTGACCTACTGTGGTCCGTGCCCATAGCCAAAAAGTGGTGTGCCAACCCCGACTGGATCCACATTGACACCACGCCTTTTGCTGGACTCGTGAGAAACCTCGGGGTCCTCTTCGGCTTGGGCTTTGCAGTCAACTCGGAGATGTTCCTCCTGAGCTGCCGAGGTGGATATAGCTACACACTGAGCTTCCGGTTGCTCTGTGCCTTGACCTCATTGACCACATTGCACCTCTACCATTTCCTCCAGATCTCGACTCAGGAAGAGCATTTATTTTATGTGCTGTCTTTTTGTAAAAGTGCATCCATTCCCCTAACTTTGGTTACTTTCATTCCCTACTATGTTCATATGTTAATGAAACAAAACGGAAAGAAGATTCAGTAG